One part of the Halopenitus persicus genome encodes these proteins:
- a CDS encoding NusA-like transcription termination signal-binding factor gives MRVELSDEARRYIARFDEVTGVTPTDCLVEGDRLVFVVPAGEMAAAIGQGGETVTRAEERIGRSIELVEDADTAAAFVASALAPAAVRAVTISEQNDRVAYVEVAEADRGVAIGEDGATIETARTLAKRHFDVDDVQLT, from the coding sequence ATGCGGGTGGAGCTCTCCGACGAGGCGCGCCGGTACATCGCCCGGTTCGACGAGGTGACCGGCGTGACGCCGACGGACTGCCTCGTGGAGGGCGACCGGCTGGTGTTCGTGGTTCCCGCCGGGGAGATGGCGGCCGCGATCGGCCAGGGCGGCGAGACGGTCACGCGCGCCGAGGAGCGGATCGGCAGGTCGATCGAGCTCGTCGAGGACGCCGACACCGCGGCGGCGTTCGTCGCGAGCGCGCTCGCGCCGGCGGCGGTCCGGGCGGTGACCATCTCCGAGCAAAACGACCGCGTCGCCTACGTCGAGGTCGCGGAGGCCGACCGCGGCGTGGCGATCGGCGAGGACGGGGCGACGATCGAGACCGCGCGGACGCTCGCGAAGCGCCACTTCGACGTCGACGACGTCCAACTGACCTGA
- a CDS encoding MaoC/PaaZ C-terminal domain-containing protein codes for MRHFEDFAVGETTACGSRTLTRSEIVEFAETYDPQPFHTDAERARESRYGGLIASGLHTFAVTIRLMTEHLTADAAFVGAVGIDELRWPAPVRPGETLAVETRVARTEERSPRTGLVEFDATVHGDDDPVLRMRPLLLFERREAGTGEDRD; via the coding sequence ATGCGCCATTTCGAGGACTTCGCCGTCGGAGAGACGACCGCGTGCGGGAGCCGCACGCTGACGCGGTCGGAGATCGTCGAGTTCGCCGAGACCTACGATCCGCAACCGTTCCACACCGACGCCGAGCGGGCGCGTGAATCACGCTACGGCGGGCTCATCGCGAGCGGGCTCCACACCTTCGCGGTGACGATCCGGCTGATGACCGAGCACCTCACCGCCGACGCCGCGTTCGTCGGCGCGGTGGGGATCGACGAGCTTCGGTGGCCCGCGCCGGTGCGGCCCGGCGAGACGCTCGCGGTCGAAACGCGGGTCGCCCGGACCGAGGAGCGGTCCCCGCGGACCGGGCTGGTCGAGTTCGACGCGACGGTCCACGGGGACGACGATCCGGTGTTACGGATGCGACCGCTGCTGCTGTTCGAACGGCGCGAGGCCGGGACAGGGGAAGATCGGGACTGA
- a CDS encoding DNA-directed RNA polymerase subunit A'': MTETDAYDHVTDDIAALIEDAELSRRLKERVYETIDEKAAEHGGITTEQAADIITGVESRYLDTRIEPLDPVGTVSAQSIGEPGTQMSVPYDERVIVRRNGRTDVVEIGSLVDDLIDTHETREIDGHEVALAPEGLETLSLETDETVSWKPVEEISRHETPEELLRFELESGRTIRATKAHSFVTRRNNDIVPIAGDELEEGDWLPTVSRFDSDEVDSIDLRKILPNDEYWHTSAVTDGGVESVPGGADQLRNKRTALEEGTIDDESIYPVGGTVSLPERFPLDEETGFFVGAWLAEGSLTDHYVSISNVDPEFQDRIRAFANRFDLTTNEYENTSGFAKSYDIRVSGTILSDFLRETCTEDEEKVVPGFAFGATRTFVDGLLRGYFSGDGNVGRNSIRSSSVSHRLTAGVGLLLARVGINTTFGEQDESRTLRIPKKYVVQFTDEIGMVGERGEELRSLAADVDTGGPDATDQIPNFGDALREVASEAGIPSRQINAASNRQRIGRTRLESLLETAEEEDVNIEAVDDLQTAVDGDVVWDRIESIETVDSDYEYVYDFSVEGLETFTTAEGVVTHNTMNTFHYAGVAEIDVTQGLPRLIELVDARKTPDTPMMTVHLEGEYATDREKAHEVVWSIESTRILALGDVSTNVADMLVRIDLNDETLLERWPTHSDPTEVAGIISETIEDALGVDTRQAGTVIEFGPNQPSYRELLQLVEQLRDVVFKGIEEVERVVIRKEQLDDGEEFVLYTEGSAFGDVLSIEGVDDTRTTCNNIHEIYRNLGVEAAREAIIDETMNTLEEQGLDDVNIRHLMLVADIMTNNGEIESIGRHGISGSKDSVLARAAFEVTVNHLLDAAVHGEYDELDGVIENVIAGKPVSIGTGDVDLRMGSRASGSGPADD, from the coding sequence ATGACTGAGACCGACGCATACGACCACGTCACCGACGACATCGCGGCGCTGATCGAGGACGCCGAGCTCTCGCGGCGGCTGAAGGAGCGCGTCTACGAGACGATCGACGAGAAGGCCGCCGAACACGGCGGGATCACGACCGAGCAGGCCGCCGACATCATCACCGGCGTCGAGAGCCGATACCTCGACACCCGGATCGAGCCGCTCGACCCCGTCGGCACCGTCTCGGCGCAGTCGATCGGTGAGCCCGGAACGCAGATGAGCGTCCCCTACGACGAACGCGTCATTGTTCGTCGGAACGGACGGACGGACGTCGTCGAGATCGGCTCACTCGTCGACGATCTCATCGACACACACGAGACGCGCGAGATCGACGGACACGAGGTCGCCCTCGCACCCGAGGGTCTCGAAACGCTGAGCCTGGAAACTGACGAGACAGTTTCCTGGAAGCCGGTCGAGGAGATCAGTCGACACGAGACGCCCGAGGAGCTCCTTCGATTCGAACTCGAATCCGGACGAACGATCCGAGCGACGAAGGCACACTCCTTCGTAACTCGACGGAACAACGACATCGTTCCGATCGCCGGTGACGAGCTGGAGGAAGGAGACTGGCTCCCGACAGTGAGCCGATTTGACTCGGACGAGGTCGACTCGATCGATCTCCGAAAGATACTCCCGAATGACGAGTATTGGCATACCTCCGCAGTGACTGACGGCGGTGTTGAATCAGTACCTGGCGGTGCCGATCAACTCCGAAATAAACGTACTGCCCTGGAAGAAGGAACGATCGATGACGAATCGATCTACCCGGTTGGTGGAACGGTTTCACTACCGGAACGCTTCCCGCTCGACGAGGAGACCGGATTCTTCGTTGGTGCGTGGCTCGCGGAGGGATCCCTGACGGATCACTACGTTTCAATTTCGAACGTCGATCCGGAGTTCCAAGACCGAATACGAGCGTTCGCGAACCGGTTCGATCTGACGACGAACGAATACGAGAACACGAGCGGGTTCGCAAAGAGTTACGACATTCGCGTGAGCGGAACGATCCTTTCCGATTTCCTTCGTGAGACCTGTACGGAAGACGAAGAGAAGGTCGTTCCCGGGTTCGCGTTCGGCGCGACGAGGACGTTCGTCGACGGGTTGCTCCGTGGATACTTCAGTGGCGACGGAAACGTTGGACGGAACTCGATCCGATCCAGTTCGGTGAGTCACCGTCTGACTGCAGGGGTCGGGCTCCTACTCGCACGCGTGGGTATCAATACGACCTTCGGAGAACAGGACGAGTCTCGGACCCTCCGCATCCCGAAGAAATACGTCGTTCAATTCACCGACGAGATCGGAATGGTCGGGGAACGAGGCGAAGAGCTACGTTCACTCGCAGCGGATGTCGATACGGGCGGCCCGGATGCAACCGACCAGATACCGAATTTCGGAGACGCACTCCGAGAGGTTGCCTCCGAGGCAGGGATTCCGAGTCGACAAATAAACGCCGCATCAAATCGACAACGGATCGGCCGAACGCGCCTTGAGAGTCTCCTCGAGACAGCGGAGGAGGAGGACGTTAATATCGAGGCGGTCGACGATCTTCAGACTGCCGTCGACGGTGATGTCGTCTGGGATCGCATCGAGTCCATTGAGACCGTGGACAGCGACTACGAGTACGTCTACGACTTCTCGGTCGAAGGCCTCGAGACGTTCACCACCGCGGAAGGCGTCGTGACACACAACACGATGAACACCTTCCACTACGCGGGCGTCGCCGAGATCGACGTCACGCAGGGGCTCCCCCGGCTCATCGAGCTGGTGGACGCCCGGAAGACGCCGGACACGCCGATGATGACGGTCCACCTCGAGGGCGAGTACGCGACCGACCGCGAGAAGGCCCACGAGGTCGTCTGGTCGATCGAGTCGACGAGGATCCTCGCGCTCGGGGACGTCTCGACGAACGTGGCGGACATGCTCGTCCGGATCGACCTGAACGACGAGACGCTGCTGGAGCGGTGGCCGACCCACTCGGACCCGACCGAAGTGGCGGGGATCATCAGCGAGACGATCGAGGACGCGCTCGGCGTCGACACCCGGCAGGCCGGGACCGTCATCGAGTTCGGGCCGAACCAGCCGAGCTACCGCGAGCTGCTTCAGCTCGTCGAGCAGCTTCGGGACGTCGTCTTCAAGGGCATCGAGGAGGTCGAGCGCGTCGTCATCCGGAAGGAGCAGCTCGACGACGGCGAGGAGTTCGTCCTCTACACGGAGGGGTCGGCCTTCGGCGACGTGCTCTCGATCGAGGGCGTCGACGACACCCGAACCACGTGTAACAACATCCACGAGATCTACCGCAACCTCGGCGTCGAGGCGGCCCGGGAGGCGATCATCGACGAGACGATGAACACCCTCGAGGAGCAGGGCCTCGACGACGTGAACATCCGTCACCTGATGTTGGTCGCCGACATCATGACGAACAACGGCGAGATCGAGTCGATCGGTCGCCACGGCATCTCCGGCTCCAAGGACTCGGTGCTCGCGCGGGCGGCCTTCGAGGTGACGGTCAACCACCTGCTGGACGCGGCGGTCCACGGCGAGTACGACGAGCTCGACGGCGTCATCGAGAACGTCATCGCCGGCAAGCCGGTCTCGATCGGCACCGGCGACGTCGACCTCCGGATGGGCTCACGAGCGAGCGGCTCCGGCCCGGCCGACGACTGA
- a CDS encoding universal stress protein: MSIDTILLGVGTDGEEQVRRLAEETVDVAGPCEAEVVLAHVFTEEAIKESRKRLNVEPGSEDAMPDGVAKRHATIRELADVMEEAGVEYRVRGAVGEHGQAIADLAEEVTADRVVVGGRKRSPTGKAVFGSVAQTVMLSSPCPVTFVREDTR, translated from the coding sequence GTGAGCATCGATACGATCCTGCTGGGCGTCGGAACTGACGGCGAGGAACAGGTGCGTCGGCTGGCGGAGGAGACGGTCGACGTCGCGGGACCGTGTGAGGCCGAAGTCGTGTTGGCCCACGTCTTCACCGAGGAGGCCATCAAGGAAAGCCGGAAGCGGCTAAACGTCGAGCCGGGAAGCGAGGACGCGATGCCGGACGGGGTCGCGAAACGTCACGCGACGATACGCGAGCTGGCCGACGTGATGGAGGAAGCCGGCGTTGAGTACCGCGTTCGCGGCGCGGTCGGCGAACACGGTCAGGCGATCGCGGACCTCGCCGAGGAGGTGACCGCCGACCGGGTGGTCGTGGGTGGACGAAAACGGTCCCCGACCGGGAAGGCCGTCTTCGGAAGCGTGGCCCAGACGGTGATGCTCTCCTCGCCGTGTCCGGTGACGTTCGTCCGCGAGGACACGCGATGA
- a CDS encoding histidine phosphatase family protein, with product MSEILLVRHGETAWNAADRVQGWAPVGLNATGRRQADRLADHLSNELAAADAALVTSDLARARETAAPIADALDVDPTTDPRLRERDFGRYQGIDAEELFERFPELDLLAEGSDATTYTPDSGESWIDVRERVGAAFADLRERTLTTDVPIVVVTHHNPIRLVCGRVRGLDVVPALTDQSFANGSVTRIRDGRIDRAGCVPDDPDAA from the coding sequence GTGTCCGAGATACTGCTCGTTCGTCACGGCGAGACCGCCTGGAACGCTGCCGACCGCGTGCAGGGCTGGGCGCCGGTCGGCCTGAACGCCACGGGCCGGCGACAGGCCGATCGTCTCGCCGACCACCTCTCGAACGAGCTTGCGGCGGCCGACGCGGCCCTCGTTACCTCCGACCTCGCCCGTGCTCGCGAGACGGCCGCGCCGATCGCCGACGCGCTCGACGTCGATCCGACGACCGACCCGCGCCTCCGCGAGCGGGACTTCGGTCGCTATCAGGGGATCGACGCCGAGGAACTCTTCGAGCGGTTTCCGGAGCTCGACCTCCTCGCGGAGGGATCCGACGCAACGACCTACACCCCCGACAGCGGCGAGAGCTGGATCGACGTCCGCGAGCGCGTCGGCGCCGCGTTCGCCGACCTTCGCGAGCGCACGCTGACGACCGACGTCCCGATCGTCGTCGTGACCCACCACAACCCAATCCGGCTGGTCTGTGGCCGGGTCAGGGGGCTCGACGTCGTCCCCGCACTCACCGACCAGTCGTTCGCGAACGGGTCGGTCACCCGGATCCGAGACGGTCGGATCGATCGTGCCGGGTGCGTGCCGGACGACCCTGACGCGGCGTGA
- a CDS encoding cation transporter, whose amino-acid sequence MSTTTQAPSTQESSRQESSRQKTPRRGRHENRCRRCSDGSDPADAVGPSAPSRTYVPEGAAHVVFEVDGFDCLDCPDRIEAALDRLDGVHGATASYGTETVGVYYDPDVREPADFVDRLTDVGRTVESRDDAFRNRRARQWAGARFAAGVLAGLMALVPYASVVYPIRFEWLLSPEIAALLRSGLATTGGFNFYLNVAVLSGIVLRFAGKPMLDRARAALSAGTVTPSLVATSVAVPAYLYSAAVVLVGITAAVDLSTTQVHFDVVVLIVLAWLAVQHGLGLETPTDTTDPDRRSTSRVDASAAAPGGSLEDGTAFEDGAALDDGVAFEND is encoded by the coding sequence ATGTCCACCACGACGCAGGCACCTTCGACGCAGGAATCCTCGAGACAGGAATCCTCGAGGCAGAAAACCCCGAGACGAGGACGCCACGAGAACCGCTGCCGACGCTGCAGTGACGGGTCGGACCCGGCGGACGCCGTCGGCCCGTCCGCCCCCTCGAGAACCTATGTCCCCGAGGGCGCGGCCCACGTCGTCTTCGAGGTCGACGGGTTCGACTGCCTCGACTGCCCCGACCGGATCGAGGCAGCCCTCGACCGGCTGGACGGCGTTCACGGCGCGACCGCGAGCTACGGCACCGAGACGGTGGGCGTCTATTACGACCCGGACGTCCGCGAGCCGGCCGACTTCGTCGATCGACTGACCGACGTCGGTCGGACGGTCGAGAGCCGCGACGACGCCTTTCGAAACCGCCGGGCGCGGCAGTGGGCCGGCGCGCGGTTCGCCGCCGGCGTGCTGGCCGGGCTGATGGCGCTCGTGCCGTACGCGAGCGTGGTCTATCCGATACGGTTCGAGTGGCTGCTCAGTCCCGAGATCGCCGCGCTCCTGCGGTCAGGGTTGGCGACGACCGGCGGCTTCAACTTCTATCTGAACGTCGCCGTCCTCTCCGGGATCGTGTTGCGGTTCGCCGGCAAGCCGATGCTCGACCGCGCCCGCGCGGCGCTGTCCGCCGGGACCGTGACCCCCTCGCTCGTCGCGACGTCCGTCGCCGTCCCGGCGTATCTCTACAGTGCGGCGGTCGTGCTCGTCGGGATCACCGCCGCCGTCGACCTCTCGACGACGCAGGTCCACTTCGACGTCGTCGTCCTGATCGTCCTCGCGTGGCTGGCGGTCCAGCACGGGCTCGGACTGGAGACGCCGACCGACACGACCGACCCCGATCGACGGTCCACGTCCCGCGTCGACGCGTCCGCGGCCGCGCCCGGTGGCTCACTCGAGGACGGGACGGCTTTCGAGGACGGCGCCGCGCTCGACGACGGCGTCGCCTTCGAGAACGACTGA
- a CDS encoding dihydrofolate reductase, which translates to MEIDLIAAVDRDGAIGTGEDVPWDYPEDVTQYRARIGDRPTIMGRRTFDQMSDPPGDPVIVLTRDASRETADPGVDFVTDPAAAIERAETADAGRVFVNGGEAIYRLYVPYATGAYVSEIPERSGGDAHFPYLGAGWEVTETVAYDRFSLLRYRNRNPESASVLREE; encoded by the coding sequence ATGGAGATCGACCTCATCGCGGCGGTCGACCGCGACGGCGCGATCGGAACCGGCGAGGACGTCCCCTGGGACTATCCCGAGGACGTCACGCAGTATCGCGCCCGGATCGGCGACCGACCGACGATCATGGGCAGACGGACGTTCGACCAGATGAGCGACCCGCCGGGCGATCCGGTGATCGTGTTGACGCGGGACGCGTCCCGCGAGACGGCGGATCCGGGAGTCGACTTCGTCACCGATCCGGCCGCGGCGATCGAGCGTGCCGAGACGGCCGACGCCGGTCGGGTCTTCGTCAACGGCGGCGAGGCGATCTACCGGCTATACGTCCCCTACGCCACCGGCGCGTACGTCTCCGAGATCCCCGAGCGGAGCGGCGGCGACGCACACTTCCCGTATCTCGGGGCGGGCTGGGAGGTGACGGAGACGGTCGCGTACGACCGGTTCTCCCTCCTTCGGTACCGGAACCGGAACCCGGAATCGGCGTCGGTGCTCCGGGAGGAATAG
- a CDS encoding DNA-directed RNA polymerase subunit A', whose product MQTPKQLGGISFGLMDPETYRDMSATKVITADTYDDDGYPIDMGLMDPRLGVIDPGLECRTCGSHSGSCNGHFGHIELAAPVIHVGFTKLIRRLLRSTCRECGRLALEEHEREEFSDRYERARELGDDQTDVLKAAVRQARKASTCPFCGEPQADIKHEKPTTYYEVQDVLSGEYSERIAEAMQPDPDEEDDTGTAPSELADETGIALDRINDILAGEFRPRDEDRRAIERALDVDLTEEDMNKLMPSDVRDWFEDIPDEDLEVLGIDAENSRPEWMILTVLPVPPVTTRPSITLDNGQRSEDDLTHKLVDIIRINQRFMENREAGAPQLIIEDLWELLQYHVTTFIDNEISGTPPARHRSGRPLKTLSQRLKGKEGRFRGSLSGKRVNFSARTVISPDPTLSLNEVGVPDRVATEMTQTLNVTERNVEEARQYVHNGPEAHPGANYVRRPDGRRLKVTEKNCEELAEKVEEGWEVNRHLIDGDIVIFNRQPSLHRMSIMAHEVVVMPYKTFRLNTTVCPPYNADFDGDEMNMHALQNEEARAEARVLMRVQEQILSPRFGENIIGAIQDHISGTYLLTHTDPEFTETQALDLLRATRVDELPEPDGTDETGEEYWTGRSLFSELLPDDLELEFTSSTGDDVVIENGQLVEGTIDEDAVGAFGGDVVDTITKVYSETRARVFINEVAALAMRAIMHFGFSIGIDDESIPPEAEEQVDEAIDNAYDRIEELIETYEAGELESLPGRTVDETLEMKIMQTLGKARDSAGEIADQHFGDDNPAVVMARSGARGSMLNLTQMAGCVGQQAVRGERINRGYEDRTLSHYQPNDLSAEAHGFVENSYRAGLTPREFFFHAMGGREGLVDTAVRTSKSGYLQRRLINALSELEAQYDGSVRDTSGTVVQFEFGEDGTSPIKVSSSEDNDIEVDRIADRVLTAEFEDETEKKEFLGRKQRPTNISEHAGPGLNKAQGLGVDSDD is encoded by the coding sequence ATGCAAACACCGAAACAACTCGGCGGTATCTCCTTCGGGCTGATGGACCCGGAGACGTATCGGGACATGTCCGCCACGAAGGTCATCACGGCGGACACCTACGACGACGACGGCTACCCGATCGACATGGGGCTGATGGACCCCCGTCTCGGCGTCATCGATCCGGGGCTTGAGTGTCGCACCTGCGGCTCCCACTCGGGGTCGTGTAACGGCCACTTCGGCCACATCGAGCTGGCGGCGCCGGTCATCCACGTCGGCTTCACGAAGCTCATCCGGCGGCTGCTCCGGTCGACGTGCCGGGAGTGCGGCCGGCTCGCGCTCGAGGAACACGAACGCGAGGAGTTCAGCGACCGCTACGAGCGGGCGCGCGAGCTCGGCGACGACCAGACGGACGTGCTGAAGGCGGCCGTCCGGCAGGCCCGAAAGGCCTCGACGTGTCCCTTCTGCGGGGAGCCGCAGGCGGACATCAAACACGAGAAGCCGACGACCTACTACGAGGTCCAGGACGTCCTCTCCGGGGAGTACTCCGAGCGCATCGCCGAGGCGATGCAGCCGGACCCCGACGAGGAGGATGACACGGGAACGGCACCCTCGGAGCTGGCCGACGAGACGGGGATCGCGCTCGACCGGATCAACGACATCCTGGCCGGCGAGTTCCGACCCCGCGACGAGGACCGGCGGGCGATCGAGCGTGCGCTCGACGTCGACCTCACCGAGGAGGACATGAACAAGCTCATGCCCTCCGACGTCCGCGACTGGTTCGAGGACATCCCCGACGAGGACCTGGAGGTGCTCGGGATCGACGCCGAGAACTCCCGCCCGGAGTGGATGATCCTGACCGTGCTCCCGGTTCCGCCGGTGACCACCCGGCCGTCGATCACCCTCGATAACGGCCAGCGGTCGGAGGACGACCTCACCCACAAGCTCGTGGACATCATCCGCATCAACCAGCGGTTCATGGAGAACCGCGAGGCGGGCGCGCCACAGCTCATCATCGAGGATCTCTGGGAGCTGTTGCAGTACCACGTCACGACGTTCATCGACAACGAGATCTCCGGAACGCCGCCGGCTCGACACCGTTCCGGACGGCCGCTGAAGACGCTCTCACAGCGGTTGAAGGGCAAGGAAGGACGCTTCCGTGGCTCGCTGTCCGGCAAGCGCGTGAACTTCTCGGCCCGGACGGTCATCTCGCCGGACCCGACGCTCTCGCTCAACGAGGTCGGCGTCCCCGACCGGGTCGCCACCGAGATGACCCAGACGCTGAACGTCACCGAACGCAACGTCGAGGAGGCGCGCCAGTACGTCCACAACGGTCCGGAGGCGCATCCCGGCGCGAACTACGTGCGCCGGCCGGACGGCCGCCGACTCAAGGTGACCGAGAAGAACTGCGAGGAGCTCGCCGAGAAGGTCGAGGAGGGTTGGGAGGTCAACCGTCACCTGATCGACGGCGACATCGTGATCTTCAACCGGCAGCCGTCGCTGCACCGGATGTCCATCATGGCCCACGAGGTCGTGGTGATGCCGTACAAGACGTTCCGGCTGAACACCACGGTCTGTCCGCCGTACAACGCCGACTTCGACGGCGACGAGATGAACATGCACGCCCTCCAGAACGAGGAGGCGCGGGCGGAGGCGCGCGTGCTGATGCGCGTACAAGAGCAGATCCTCTCGCCGCGGTTCGGCGAGAACATCATCGGCGCCATCCAGGACCACATCTCCGGGACCTACCTGCTCACCCACACCGACCCCGAGTTCACCGAGACGCAGGCGCTCGACCTGCTCCGAGCGACGCGGGTCGACGAGCTGCCCGAGCCGGACGGGACGGACGAGACCGGCGAGGAGTACTGGACCGGCCGGTCGCTGTTCTCGGAGCTGCTCCCCGACGACCTCGAGCTCGAGTTCACCTCCTCGACGGGCGACGACGTCGTCATCGAGAACGGCCAGCTCGTGGAGGGAACGATCGACGAGGACGCCGTCGGCGCCTTCGGCGGCGACGTCGTCGACACGATCACCAAGGTCTACAGCGAGACGCGCGCCCGCGTGTTCATCAACGAGGTCGCGGCGCTGGCGATGCGGGCGATCATGCATTTCGGCTTCTCGATCGGGATCGACGACGAGTCGATCCCGCCCGAGGCCGAAGAGCAGGTCGACGAGGCGATCGACAACGCCTACGACCGCATCGAGGAGCTGATCGAGACCTACGAAGCGGGCGAACTTGAGAGTCTCCCCGGCCGCACGGTCGACGAGACCCTCGAGATGAAGATCATGCAGACGCTCGGGAAGGCCCGGGACTCGGCCGGCGAGATCGCCGACCAGCACTTCGGCGACGACAACCCGGCGGTCGTGATGGCCCGCTCGGGCGCGCGTGGGTCGATGCTGAACCTCACGCAGATGGCCGGCTGCGTCGGCCAACAGGCGGTTCGCGGCGAGCGGATCAACCGCGGCTACGAGGACCGGACGCTGTCACACTACCAGCCGAACGACCTCTCGGCGGAGGCACACGGCTTCGTGGAGAACTCCTATCGCGCCGGCCTGACGCCGCGTGAGTTCTTCTTCCACGCGATGGGCGGTCGCGAGGGGCTCGTCGACACGGCGGTCCGGACCTCCAAGTCCGGCTACCTCCAGCGCCGGCTCATCAACGCGCTGTCGGAACTGGAGGCGCAGTACGACGGCTCCGTCCGGGACACCTCCGGGACGGTCGTCCAGTTCGAGTTCGGTGAGGACGGCACCTCCCCGATCAAGGTCTCCTCCTCGGAGGACAACGACATCGAGGTCGACCGGATCGCCGACCGCGTGCTCACCGCCGAGTTCGAGGACGAGACCGAGAAGAAGGAGTTCCTCGGCCGCAAGCAGCGCCCGACGAACATCTCCGAACACGCCGGTCCCGGCCTGAACAAGGCGCAGGGGCTGGGGGTGGACTCCGATGACTGA
- a CDS encoding NifU family protein: MSDSLADRIETWMVGQMPIIRMHGGTSVVREANPETGEVVVELGGTCSGCGISNVTATNIKRDLLADFEEVTDVTVRVPSTGDQGAATVEGGRGGELQHETDAADHF, encoded by the coding sequence ATGAGCGACTCCCTGGCGGACCGGATCGAGACGTGGATGGTCGGGCAGATGCCGATCATCCGGATGCACGGCGGCACGAGCGTCGTCCGCGAGGCGAACCCCGAGACCGGCGAGGTCGTCGTCGAGCTCGGCGGGACCTGCTCGGGCTGCGGAATCTCCAACGTGACCGCGACGAACATCAAGCGCGACCTGCTCGCCGACTTCGAGGAGGTCACCGACGTCACCGTCCGGGTTCCCTCCACGGGCGACCAAGGCGCCGCGACCGTCGAGGGCGGCCGTGGCGGGGAGTTGCAACACGAGACCGACGCCGCCGACCACTTTTAA
- a CDS encoding zinc ribbon domain-containing protein gives MSRRSNRGPPDRSLRADEVYCTSCGEAIKREAELCPNCGVRNEVAGGGRSGSAGGRTGRSAAGSTGGTAAGTATTGSASSRAGTAGASATGGTTVSDTWWYGVAGATALWAVLLVLSGVNGSLGALGGLLVLVAWIGLPASAYFDMQYVRANGDWDPNTAVWVLVLAIWFVGMVAGAVYLYRRHETLGTP, from the coding sequence ATGTCGCGACGCTCGAACCGCGGGCCGCCGGATCGGTCGCTGCGGGCCGACGAGGTGTACTGCACCAGCTGCGGCGAGGCGATCAAACGGGAGGCCGAGCTGTGTCCCAACTGCGGCGTCCGCAACGAGGTGGCGGGCGGCGGGCGCTCCGGGAGTGCCGGCGGCCGGACCGGTCGCAGCGCGGCCGGATCGACCGGTGGCACAGCAGCCGGGACCGCGACAACCGGATCAGCGTCGAGCCGAGCCGGGACGGCGGGTGCGAGCGCGACGGGCGGAACCACGGTCTCCGACACGTGGTGGTACGGCGTCGCGGGGGCGACCGCGCTATGGGCGGTACTGCTCGTGTTGTCGGGCGTGAACGGCTCGCTCGGGGCGCTCGGCGGACTGTTGGTGCTCGTGGCGTGGATCGGGCTCCCAGCGTCGGCGTACTTCGACATGCAGTACGTCCGTGCCAACGGCGACTGGGACCCGAACACGGCCGTCTGGGTGCTGGTGCTTGCGATCTGGTTCGTCGGCATGGTCGCGGGCGCGGTCTATCTCTACCGGCGTCACGAAACGCTTGGCACCCCGTGA